The following is a genomic window from Aythya fuligula isolate bAytFul2 chromosome 7, bAytFul2.pri, whole genome shotgun sequence.
ACCTTCCCCAGTGACAGGAGCTTGCAGCCCCTCTGACCAAGCCTGCCTGTGGCTCTCCAGAGAGCCTCGCTCCCCGGGTGAGGTACCACAAGGAACTATGTGCAGGTGGAGGAATTGCTCGAGCACGCttcaacaggaaaaatacatcGTGTTTTGGTACAAGCTTACAGAAATCCATGAAAGAATGACTCTTTACAAGAGTTTCTCACTTCTAATTGGTGCAGGTGAAATCACAGGCCTGAAAATCCCAGGATCCAGGAAAGCTTCAGGGCAGGCTTTTCAGCATGGGAGCCTTTGTGGTAAAGGAGCTCAGCTCCACAGCCTCGTCCACCTCCAGGCTGCTGAGCCACAGGAATTAGCTGCCCACGCACCCCAAGGGTCCGCCCAGACTGGGCCAGAAGAGCCCCAGCCTTTCTGTTCCTTCAGCTCTTTTCCAGATGGAGGTGTCTTGTGGAACAGAGAACAGGAGCTCGCCATCAGGACGGCAATAATTGATATTGTACGGATTGGTAGAATGCTGCCTGAGGtctgttctgcttctgttttgatGTGATGGGCAAAACCTGTCTTTTCTGTATAGCAGCGTGGCTTTAAAGGAGGGCTGAACTTGTATCCAGAGGTGGGTGATGTTCGGACCTGCATGGATATAAGTCTTGTTTTATTGTCAGAGTGCTTTTGATGCTGATGGCACCTGTAAAAGCCCCCTCGGAAACAGACCTGCCTCAGGACATCTACAAACCTGCTGCTTTTAAATGGTTTCTTAGGatatgccccatccctggaagtgttcaaggccaggctggatggggctttgagcagcctgggctgccgggaggtgtccctgcccgtggcagggggttggagttagatggtCTGTAAGGTCCCTGCCgacccaaactgttctgtgattttagtAGAGTCAGAAccagaagaagaaatcaaagcGTTTGCTGGGTGGGGGTAAATGATGTCTTCTCTTCCTCATTGAAGTGAGTTTCCGTGTTGAAACTTGATTTCCTTGACTTCCTGCGGGTCGACTGGTAAAGGGATGGGGATGTAAGTCGCAGCTTGTCTTTCTCGGTTGCTTTTATGCACGGACACCACCGGAAGGCTAGCTTGAAGCCTGAACGAAACCTGTAAgcataagaaaagaaattaaatggcaGATCTTTTTAACTGCACAGAGAAAGAGTGTAATTCTACCTCGGAATGACCATGGAGATAAAAGGTTTCTATTGAAATTGAAGCAGGAAATGGCACCGGGGAGCCCAAGGCTGGGCTTGCTTCACCAGCGTCCTGAGAGCAGCCCGTTCTCAGGGCAGAGCAAGGGAGACATCTCTTGGCACGGCAGGGTTGTGCTTGTGCAGCCATTCGCTCGTGGCCATGTGCTGATCACACGCCTGCTGTCTGCACTCTCTTTGGAGGCAGAAAATCTTACGGTTTTGTTGTTAGTAGCATATAAATTCACTTCTCTGCCTGTTGGGTGCAGCTGAGAATCACAGTGGCTTTGACCTCCAGAGATTTCTGCCTTTACAGACTGAGATCTGCGTGCACGCTACTCACCTCTGGTTAAGACAACAGTATATGATGGGGTTGTACATCGTTGAACTCATGGCAAGCAGAAAGATCGCCAGGTACACCTGCTGAATGTACTTCTGCTGGTAGATGTCCTCCTTGAAGCTCCCCAGGATGAAGTATATGTGATAGGGCAGCCAGCAGACGGCAAAAATGATCACAACTACCACCATGGTCTTCACAAACTGGAAGAAACACACCGTGTGTTATTCCTGGGCCTCTGTAGGGTTGTCTGGGCTGGCTGGGGAAATGGGAGATGCCGCTGTTGTTTTGGGTCTGTTTTGCCCTCCTGAAGCACTGTGTGTGGTACGTGTGTGGGCTGCTTGGGCAAACGAACTCCTGGTGATGGAAATGGGgaacagggagggagggagagcaaATGTTTTGCCATGTGCTTCCTGCAGAGGAGCCATCAGGGAGATTTGGTAGGGAAATGGAAGAACTGCAGTTACCCTGAAACCTCTCCACCCCATCCAGAGTTTATCCCTGTGGTGTGTGGCTTCACTGGGCACTGATTTACTCTCTAAGGActgctgggcagcctggcccACTGACGTGAGCCTTTCTTCCTTGGAACCTGGCTGGTGCATGTGAATCACCATTTTTTCATGCTTGTTGGCTTTACCCTTTACCCCCCAGCCCAAAATAATTTGTGACCCTTTCATGCCCTGTCCCACAAGATTTTGCATGACGTACAAGCTCTGTGTTGGAGCTGGGGGCAGAAGAGCTGGTGTGTTTAgggtaattatttttaagtttcacCTCTGACCTTTTTCTTGGCATTGACTTGGTGTTCGTAGAGGACTCTATTAATGTGGTTGCCTGGAACCGCGCTGCTCCACAGAGTAATTCCTATGATGCTGTATGCAACAAACATCACCATTAAAGGCAGTAAGTAAATCAACACGATCACTGCAATGTggtatctgaaaaagaaaagcaggcacATTTGCATCGTCAGTACATCCTTTGAAGGGATCTAGCAGAAACTGGCTCCCATTAAATTCAATGCCAAAGcataaagcagcagaaattttgCCTGCAAACATCATTAGAGGGGCTTCTGTAAACAGCAGAGGCTCATCTCATCTCTCCCATGTTGTGATGATTAGTCCTTGGACTGGATTCACTGCTCCTTCACGACAGAGTAATGCTATTTATCTTTTATCAGAGGGTTACAGTCCACAGCCACCTGAACTTTGCTATCCTGCTGCACCCAGGGAAGAGACTTCTAAGGCTTGTGGCTGTAAAAATGTGAACCTTTCAATCACATTGGCAAAAGGAATATTCCAAAAAACAACTTGGCAAATGCAATGGTGCCAAAATCTTAATTCAGCAATGATCAGGGACTTGCAAATGTTGCGGGCTGCTAGTGGAGTGCACGAACTCAGCAGGGCAGGTAGGGAGGAAGGAGCATTGCTGCTTTATAGCACGTGCACAGTGAGTGACAGCCACTACTGTGTTTCTAATGCTGGCTGATTTTATTTGTGAGCACATGCACAATTAAATCTTTTGTCACCACCAGGCTGCTTGGTTTCTGCTCCGGACGAAAGCGCTGCTATCTCCCTTGGCTGTACGTGAGCTTGAGCTGCGATACCCCACGAGCTTCTGCTGGTTCCCTTGTGCttaggtttgattttttttaagcaaccaCCATTTATGGGGAGGGAACAACCTGCTCAGTCCATTACAGCAGCTGTCCCATTAACATAAACAGTGTGAAAAACTGGGATTAGGCAGGAGGGCTCTGGCACACGCTGCTGGCAGTGACCACAAAAGGCTGGGTGCGTGTTTTTTCTCAGTGGGGCAACACCGTGTGGATACTCGGATACTCGTCGCATTAGCGACTGGGGTCGGCTGTATTGCAGAGCACTGTAGGAGTCAGCACTGGGGCTCTCCACATGGGACCCAGCCTTTCTGCAATGTCAGACCCCACCGACAGACTCTGACATGGGAGCGGTGATGGTTCAGAGTCAGGAAATAGCAACacaaagctgtgctgggagggggaAGTCCACCCTGTCGTGTGGGGGGGCTGCATTTCATTGCTAGCCATTGCCCTGGAAAAGGCACTTAATAAAGTAAATAAGTGTGGAAAAATACTCTGTTTGGCAGCTGTGGAGTGTTTGTTGTCAGCCTGCTCTCCACCTCTCTTAATACTTCTTTTCCTTAGGATTGGGATTGTCACGAGAGTGGCTGCATGTGGCCTTTTCTCCCTGCTCCGTTTTGCAGGCGTTCACCCCGACAGAGCCATCAGTCACGATGATTTCTGGAGATCACTGCTTCCAACCTCCTTGCTAGGAAAGCTACTGAAACCCGCAAATCTGAGGCTGTTCAGGGGGTGAGCTGGTGAATGTGCTAGGATTTATTctgctcaggagctgctgctctttaGCTGAGGATCCCAGAAGGAATCTGCCCTGTTATTTGCTGTGGTCAGGACCAACTTTTCTGGGCCTACAGAGATAACAGGCAGTGATTTCGTTGGTAATCTGCCAAAGCTTTGCTTCAGTCCCTCCCAAAGAATGGCTGTGGGAGAAATAAACCTAATGTTTTTCATCTGAATGAAATAGCATGCACCTTTGCAGGTGAGGGGTTATGTAGCTTTCTCCAGCTTGACTCAAAAGCAAATAGGTCTGTTTCAGCCCCAAATGCTGacccaatattttattttcactttcaggTGAGAACAGAGCCTTTACCAAAAggctttttggttttaattggTGATTTCCTACTGCCCTTCCTCCTCGGTTGATGGGAACCTGGTGTATTTTGTTCCCAAGCACGTAGGACGGGGGTAGCACCAAGAAGCCCTCGGAGGTATGTgacccagcagggctgggatgtGAACCTGTTTTTactctttgctgttttttgggAGTGGGAAAAACTGACAGCCAGGGGCTGAATGTGCCGTGGATCAGCCAAGTTTACATGGAGTTCCTGGAACTTGGCACTTATTAGTGTGAAAACCTGTTAGTTGGGCAATAACTAACCGTAGGAGGCGCCCAGCTGTCTGCCAGAGGTGCTGAAGGGAAAAGCATCCGTGGTGCATGTAGCTGGGGAAAGGCGCTCACAGCGAAGGATGGATGCGGGGAGATTAGCACTCGGTTTTGGTTTGAGGaattgtttccattttgttaatcaatttgttccttttcctcAGTTCTTCCATTACTGCTTTGTAGAAATGTTTTGCCTGATAGATTTCTCAAGCTGCTCTGTATATCACGTACTTTGAATAATGATTAATCACAGCAGATCCCCCAAATGCAGGGTATGGCTTGTTTCATCTGTCTGAACAATCTTGCTTTAAAGCAGGAGGAAATTGCTATGAGGGCTAGGAGCTCTCGGGAGTGCAGATGTGTGTCTAGATAACTAGATCTTTAAAACCTTAAGATGTCTGAAACAcactcctctcttttttttcacagacaGCAGCATGATTTTTAGCTAATTATGTGGCTTCTCAGCATTAAAAATCCCCAGCTCCCTTCTGCCTGATGGAGAGGGAGAATccaaaatcttaaaaaaacaggatttattGCTTGTTTAAAGACGTTATGCTCTAGTTTCTCTTAAATCCACCAAGCCCTGTATCTAGGCTTTCTAGATCTTATGGCCAGTTTTCAAAGCAGGGGAGGATGGAGTATCACCCTTCTTCACCCTGAGCATGACAACGTGGTTGCTTTTTCCACAGCTGCCCTAAACTGAGCTTAGATGGGCTGCCCCACACCCATATTCCCCAGCTGCGTAGTTCCCCTACCAATCTCCCCCTCCCTCGACCCTCTCTCCCAGTGCTGTCTGTAGCCAACAGTTTGGTCACGACATTCATTTCGTAGCTAACTTTGGCAGGAATCGtgagttttcttgtttctcttacGTGAGCTGGTGCTTCGATCCCACGTCATCCGGCCAGACGACGATGCACTTCGTCGTTCCGTTGTCTGTCAAGATCTCGGCGTAGAAGCACTGCGGGAAGGCGAGCCCAAATGCCACCAGCCAAATTATTCCTATGATGACTCGGGTGTTTCCAGCAGAAAGCCTGGGCTTGAAGGGATGGATTATAGCCACATACCTGCAAGAAAAATGGGTAATGCTTTTATGGTTCCATTGGTAACCCGTACAACAAATGTGGCAGGTGTAAAAACTCCCCAGCTGATACGGTGGGATTTATTTGTAGAGCTATTCAGTCAGGTTCCAGGAGCTAAACCCCTTCTGAAGAGAATAACTGCAAGTCTTAAGGTAGGATGGATTGATCCCATCTGGATGGATACATCTGGTGCAAGGAGGAAGCAAGCATTTATACTGTCTGCATATGGGCCTTCGCAAGTATTTCTctttgataatttatttttttaaattactttttaaaatgcttttcatttggtCTGAAATTTGGTGCTGGGAGCTCTGTGTTAGTTTGGAGATATGCACTGTTTAACACCAtgcccttcttccttcctcaaGAAAATGACCTAAACATGCTGGTCCCGTTAATTATCTCAATCTTGTTTTACACCCCATGTGATGACAGCAGCAGATTGAAgtcttgaatttctttttctctggaatTTTTCCCCCTGATTTTTAGCAGTGGAGAAGCCCTGTGCCATCCACCTCTGCCTGTAAATGCCAGAGCATTTAAGGGAAAGGCTGACTCTTTCTTCCCACACCTGCTCAGAGCCCTCACGGCACATCTGACTATTAGATTACTTGCAAGCCCAGGGCGCTGTCTGGTTTTAAGTTCCCTCTGTAGAAAGGCAGGGTATCGTAACAAGCCCTTAATCAATTATGCATTTCTTGTCatgctttcccttctccttgtCATGGTTGTTTACAAAGGCAAAACAGAGTGGAAAATGCCAATTGCCTCCTGATTTTTACAGTGAAAATGTGACAAATTCTGTGCTGTCTCCTGGCCAAGCCGTTTGGAGAGAGCTCTgctcaggcactgctgcaggacagagggTGACTGCAcggacaggcagcacagcaagTAAGCCAGAGCTGCACGGCAGCAGAGCCTTATTTAGCTATGAAATGTTCGTGTCACCTCGCTTTCCTTAGCTCATCCTCATTATACAGTGCTCAAAACTGCTCAGGGAGGAATCAAGCGGCAAGTGTTCTCCTGAATATTTGCCCAGGGAAGTGCCCAAACCCGTGCCCTGCAGCTCGTGGTGACCAACAAGCCCCAGGTATAAATGCTGCCACTGGTGAGATCTGCTGAGGTCTCCTCATTCCTCTTGCTGTGCAAAAAAGCTACATCTTCCCCCTGCTTTGTGCCCCCTCCAAGCGACACCCCAAGATGCTGGCACCTTTTCTCTGGTCCTTGTCCTGCCTGGACAAGATACGCTGAGCTCCTACCACTCTTCCAAAGAGGGCCTAGGAGATTTTGTTATCTGGAGTGTGAAACTTGAGCTGATAATACCTCTCTGCCCGGCGTGCTGCGTGCacacagctgctccagcacacagcagccccaAATGGGGAAGCAGAGTAGTCCTAAACGCGATGACGAGTGGTTGTGACAGAGCCTTGTCCACAGCAGACAGAGATGCCTAATAGATCGATCACCTCTTGTCCTCCTGCCTTAAAATAAACAGGTTCAAAAGACGTTTTATTAAACTTAAACAACCGAGCCGAAGAGGACACAACTTCTCATAACAACAAATGGAAGCTGCAATTTTCCAGGAGTCAGTGTCAGGATCTATTTTAAGGTTAAGCAAGAATAGCTAAATATGGTTCGTGGGGAGATGccaagttttctttctgatcCTTGTCACGCGACAAAAGAGATTTTGGCTCTATAGAAACTTTTGCCAAGTGTCCCcaaggaaaataggaaaatgggAGCTGGGAGACATGGGCACAgcctgaaaatgattttttttttttttaattaatattctttGGCAGACCACACGTATAAAACAGCTGTTATCAACAACCCATGATTAAAAGCCAGGAACAGCAAAAGAGTATTCGAGTCTCAAACTGAGACTGGAGATCTGCTTTCATCTGGACACCTGCGGGGTGACCAGCACACGGCTCATCTCCCCGGGCTCGTTAGCGATCCTCCCGCTGCCTACaggagcccctgccctgctctttGGAAGCTGCGCGGCCATGTCCTGGCTTCGGGTGCAAGTTTCAGTGGGTGTTGCAGGGCAAAGCTTTCTTACGCCAGCTGGGTTTGTTTATCTCGTGGGATTTGTCTATCGCTTGCTTCCTCGGCTGGGTGTGCCAGGGCGAACCAACCTGCCTGCAGGGATGGGTGGTGCAGGAGTGACCCCGCTGACTCAGGGAGCAAGGTCTGCAGATGGCAGAGGGATGTTGGCTCCCATCCTGGGGGAGCTGGAAGAGCCCCGTGCCGATACGCACGTTTGAtaagaagcagaggaaggctgAAGGAAACTGCAAAGCCAATGCGAGGGCTTTGTTTCTAGCTGACTGGGCGAAGACCTTTGCCATGGGGTTGCAGCAGGGGCATAGGATGGAAAAGACACATGTTCCTTCCCAGAGTTGGgcaaacagaggaagaaatggaaggaaggcaggcagagagTCTCAAAGGGAGCACAATCTCCCTTATTTCTTTCACATGTCACTGCCCATAAGGCAGGAAATTCCCATGGACTTTTGACCGCTTtctagtaaaaagaaaaacatcgTGCTGCTCAACAACGAGGTGCAAGCACATCTGGAGCACCCAAATTTAAGATCAAATAAAAGAGACTCGGTGGATGTAAGAGAGCATTACGAAAATACCAAATTACCTCAGAAGTCAAAGCCTCTGTAATTACTTTCCTCCCTCTTGGAACTGGTGAAACCCACTGCCATTTCTGATCCACTTCCCAGTATTTCTGGTGGTTTGCCACTGCACTGGACTCGCAAGCAGGGTTGTAGGTTATGATGCTCTCAGCATCCCACAACACATTCATATTGCTCCAGCTCCGTCCCAGTGATGGGGCCTTCTCgtggtttaaagaaaaaagagcttgCATGATGACGGGCAAATATTTTATGACCAGGGACATGGGAACAATAAAATTTCAGCCACTTCTACTCGTTACAGACTCAGGAATGGCTCAGGCTGGAGATAAGAGAGGAGAGCCTAACTTTCTTCCCATTACTAGTGTGTAACCCCATAGCCTATTTGTCCAGCTCTCTCCCCACTTTGCTGATAAGGCACCTGACAGGGTAGGCGGGGGCCAATTGCACAAAGCATTGCGATAACGTTTTCTACCTTAGAGCAGACTTCTCAGCTCTGTATCTTCCCCAGTCGCCTCTTACCTCTCAGCGGCCACGGCTGTCATGGAGTAAATGCTCACAAACATCGCGGTGATGGGGAACCAGTTCTGAAACCTGCAGAACTCCTTGCCAAAATACCAGACGTTGTGGCTGGCGTAAATGAAATTGAAGATGGTGTTGAAAGCGGACATCAGCAAATCCGAGAGAGCCAAGTTCACGATAAAGTAATTGGTGGCAGTCCTCATCCTCCGGTGCGCAAGGATGATCCAGATGACGGTGATGTTGCCGACGATGGAGGTGATGACGATGAAGGAGTAGGTGATAGCCCACAGGGCGATCTGCCAGCCCGGCTGGGTGAACTGGGTGACGGCCGTCTGGTTGTCGCCCTCCTCGAGGGAGTCTGCCTGCAAAATGTCGCTCGCGTTTGAAACGGGAAATGTGCTCATGGTTTTTCTTCGGCTAAGCAGAGAATAAAATCAGCTGGCATCTGCTCATTTTCCTGCGGTAAGTGCTGGTGTTACAAATCCCCATGCGTGTGGCTTAAGTGCTGTTAAAAAGGCCCCGGGATGCGATGTCTCGTGTCCTCTCCTCCTGTTTTCCAAGTGAGGCGATGCAGTTCCAGGAGGAAGTGATTGATGGCAAGGGCCTCCAACTTGACTGGCATTTTAACCTGTGCCTGAAGAACAAACCCAAGAGATTAACTCTTCCCGCTTGAggtcctttttcctttaaaaaagaccaaaaaaaaaaaaaaaaaaaaaaaaaaggaaggggagtgTTTTCCGGGTCAGTGACAGGCAGTCTCTTCCTTTACCTTATTTCTAGGGCCAAGAAAATACAATAGAAGTATCAAGCCATAAGTAACTTGGATCCGATGGAAATCCCTTTTCGGGGCAGTGGTTTTCCACGGCGTCAGGTATCCGACCCCTCTGCAGTGGCACCGAGGCGGGAGCTGTTCTGGGATGGGTTTGCTCTGGGGTTTAAGGGCACTTTGAAAGGAGGTGGAGTCTCTTGCAGGCAAAAGCTAAACAACCAATTTGACATCGAATGAAACGCAGCAAAGTGGTGCTTCAAACTCGTTTCCTCCCTCTGTTTATTTGGAAGTCATCTCTGAAATGGACGTGCTGCTGTATCAGCGTTTGTAGGCTTAAATGCAAAGGTAGCTGCTTCGCTGGGCTTGCCAGTCCTGCCGTCCTTGGGTTTCCAGGAGCTCTCCTCTGGAGCTCCAGAAACCCACCTTCAGCTGCTGTGTAGCACAAAGGGacctcagctcccagccctgtgaTGCTGAGGGGCTGAGCGAGGGATGAGGAAACCAAGGCTCAATTCTCGCTGGGATCCCTGCACCCCTTTTCCCAATGTGTGGTGCAGAAAAATATACGTGAGGAGCACACGTCTGGTGTACCTGCaaggggagcccccagccccacctctGCTCGGAGCACAGCTCTCCTGCTCGCTGGCAGCTTTGGAGCAAGCTACATAAACAGATGCAACACGTCAAGGCTGAGATTTTAAAGAGCACTTGGCACTGGCTCATGCATGCTCTGCTAGAAGCTAAAAGCATTTCAGGTATTAAGACCTGCTTTCAGGATTCAACTCACTCCCTTACCCAGAAACtgcaaaaatgcacaaaacGTCTCTTCCTGTGTGTGGCCAAGCTGTCCCAGGCCCTTCCCCTGACACCTTGTTAAACAGCTTACGAGCCTTTCGCTTTCTGTGTACAGTGCAGGAAGgcttttcatctgttttgcaATATGAGTTCAGTAGTTCAGTAGCTAAttgtagcactttttttttttttttttttttggaatttaGCTCAAATCTTTTCCAGTTTCACAGAGGACATGAGCAAAAGCCTCCCTGTGTTTAGCTGAGAGGGTGGCTAAAGTAACTCATCAGCCTTTGTTACAGAAAGCACAATATTAGCAAGCATTCCCCAAAAATAATTACTGATGTTTTGAAGGTGAAACCAAAATCCCCGTGGGCTGACCATGAAACTGAAGGTGCTCAGGGTGCCTGCACTTCCTCGGAGTCACCCCGGCCTTTTTCTGAACTCTATATCTGATCTGTTGCTTGGGTGTTCATTTGAGAGCAGCCACCCTTGGGTCAACATTTCATCATACCACTTGCTGGGGACTCGCTTTCACTTCCACACACCCACACCTTGTATTTGGTTGCCGGTTGTGCATCGATGAGGTTATTGTCCTGGAGCCTGGCCAGCTATGAAGTGTGGGCTGTTGGCCTCTTGACTTACACACTCCAGCAATTTTTATGAAGGCAGAATCCAGATTCTTCAGGAAAGTCACGCTTGCCTGTGACCGCAAGCAAAATCTGCTTCTGTAATGGTTTTTGGAGGTAGACCAGGGAAGGTCTACCTATCTGAAGGCATGCTGTGGGGTTTGGCTGGCTTGATTCTTGTTTTTACCATGGGCAAGATAGCTGGAGGCCAAACCTTGCTGTGCTGAGTCACTGGTGCCAGGTCCAGGCAGAGGGCGAGAGATGCAAACAGAAGATGTGGGTCCGGAAGGTCAATGAAGGGTGAATAAGGTACATTTGGTCTggtggaaaaatacaaaataagagGTGGTAGGGGCTTTAATCATATTGCACGTTGGACTCGGCTTTGGGAGGAAAGACCTTTGTCCAGGGAACAGCTCTGAGACCAGGAGGTGAGGACCGCAGGACGGAGCTGGACAGCAGCTCTAGCAGCCAGATGTGAGCTGGAAGAGAGCATCAGAAAGGCTGCTGGTGGCCCTGAAATGCTCGGGGTCCTCCTGCCACTCCCTGGCACAGGGCTCGCTGTGCTTCACTTACCTTTCCTGCAGATCTCCAACGTCCTGGGTCAAGCTCTCTACAGACCATCGCTTTTTGAAGTCCTGCGGGACCTACCATGCCTTGGGTGTGCTTGCAATGGCTCGCTGGCCttgaaggagagggagaagaagtGGAAGTTAATGTGATTTAGAAAAAAGAGGATTATTCAGCCGTTTCCATACACTTTCATAACAGAAACCTGCTTTGACATATTGGCTCAGCCCGGAGTGAAAACAACGGGAGAATGGGTGTTCCTGTCAAACGGCTTCCCCATCCAGCCCCTCGTGCTCTGAAACTTTATTTGCAGAAACCGGAGCAcgaaaggcaaggcaaggcgGCAGGAAAGTCCAACGACAGCTACTGACCGAGCTAAACCAGGGCAGTGTGTAAGTGGCAGGGCTGTGTTCAGGTGGGTGCGACGCCCACGAGACACGAGGGATGGGTGGTTAATGATTTACGAGGTGACACTACACGCGGTGAGATTCCTGACTGCGTGCAGCTGGTAGGTGCCAGGGACATCTGCAGCTTTGTGCAAAGGTTGAAGTTGTTGATGTTTTAGAAGATAAATACTCAAAAGTACTGTATTCTGTGGGGGCACACCCAACCGCGGCGTCGCTCCGCAGCTTTCCCGCATCCCCTGCCTGTCAGCCGGCGgtgaggggctgctggtggtttttttccagatgttaaCAACAGACGGGTGTGTTCTCACTGCCCCCAAGCAAACCTGACCCACAcgcagccctggctgctccccGAGCCCCGGCGGTGGCAAACGGAGTGTGAATGCTGACGGCAGCGAGCCGGAGCCATCGCTGGACATCCCCACGGCCGTGTTGTTGTCTGAAgggccctgctggggggggaAAGCAGAGGGAACCCAGCCGGAGAGCGCTCTGGGGACGCCTCCTTGTGCTCGCCAcgcttttattttctcctttgcccTTGGAGGTTGACGAAGCCCGTCCCACGAACACGCTCCCCGCGTCCCTGGGGGCGGAAGCAGCAGCGGGGCCGCTCCCTGccgggctggggagggaagggaagggaaaaaaggaacagggaaaggaagggaagggcgGCAGCGACAGGTGCTGCGAGGATGGCGACGGGGGACGCGGAGCAAGCGCGCTACTGCCAGCGGCTGTCCTACCTCTGCCTCAAGTTCACCCTCATCGCCTACTCCACCG
Proteins encoded in this region:
- the TACR2 gene encoding substance-K receptor isoform X1: MSTFPVSNASDILQADSLEEGDNQTAVTQFTQPGWQIALWAITYSFIVITSIVGNITVIWIILAHRRMRTATNYFIVNLALSDLLMSAFNTIFNFIYASHNVWYFGKEFCRFQNWFPITAMFVSIYSMTAVAAERYVAIIHPFKPRLSAGNTRVIIGIIWLVAFGLAFPQCFYAEILTDNGTTKCIVVWPDDVGSKHQLTYHIAVIVLIYLLPLMVMFVAYSIIGITLWSSAVPGNHINRVLYEHQVNAKKKFVKTMVVVVIIFAVCWLPYHIYFILGSFKEDIYQQKYIQQVYLAIFLLAMSSTMYNPIIYCCLNQRFRSGFKLAFRWCPCIKATEKDKLRLTSPSLYQSTRRKSRKSSFNTETHFNEEEKTSFTPTQQTL
- the TACR2 gene encoding substance-K receptor isoform X2: MSTFPVSNASDILQADSLEEGDNQTAVTQFTQPGWQIALWAITYSFIVITSIVGNITVIWIILAHRRMRTATNYFIVNLALSDLLMSAFNTIFNFIYASHNVWYFGKEFCRFQNWFPITAMFVSIYSMTAVAAERYVAIIHPFKPRLSAGNTRVIIGIIWLVAFGLAFPQCFYAEILTDNGTTKCIVVWPDDVGSKHQLTYHIAVIVLIYLLPLMVMFVAYSIIGITLWSSAVPGNHINRVLYEHQVNAKKKFVKTMVVVVIIFAVCWLPYHIYFILGSFKEDIYQQKYIQQVYLAIFLLAMSSTMYNPIIYCCLNQR